A single genomic interval of Gossypium raimondii isolate GPD5lz chromosome 11, ASM2569854v1, whole genome shotgun sequence harbors:
- the LOC105761416 gene encoding receptor-like protein EIX2 isoform X2 — MRIFLKQLIGYSLSSVPKWIFSLHGLASIYLRSCSLEGPIPDYFGNISFLEVLDLSLNHLNSSIPNSLYGLNHLLFLDLSYNEIEQDISEILQSLSRCCLGSLASLNMESNQLSGHLTDQLGQFKNLAYLSLALNKIFGPIPVSIGELSSLKFFDVSENQLSGQIPLSIGELSSLKFFDVTDNQLNGTFPLCFGQLESLEILQFGYNLLEGVVLETHFSNLTRLTYLFGSQNMLRFQPNSSWIPPFQCQNIYLGHWHLGPKFPQWLKFQKKLSFLDISEAGISDFVPTWFLNLPTQFYYLNLSCNQLTGGISYLNVTNTIDLSSNRFTGPLPRVLSTLGLLILSNNSFSGSLFELVCNSSLTGMLALFIDNNLLIGEIPDCWKYWEYFAYLNLANNNLTGKIPPSLGYTNPCLLNLRNNTMFGELPSTLQNSSRLLMLDLSENHFSGSVPAWIGDKLLKLVVLSLRSNNFDGHIPRKICDLQFLQILDLAHNNISGVIPKCFNNLSAMVATNKTNNELSSSYFHDSSIYLSALLVLKGREDEYGTTLGLVTSMDLSANSLTGEIPKEIGSLVGLLSLNFSGNLLTGNIPYNIGNMELMESLDLSMNRLNGDIPSSFSNLHFLNHFNVSYNNLTGQIPTSTQLQSFENLSYVGNHLCGPPLAKNCTSKSIPTNAANNGRNSEGSKVNWLYVSIVLGFVMGFWGVVAPLFFIRSWRIAYYRKLDHIYGKLYGFWATMSM; from the exons ATGCGGATCTTTCTAAAGCAACTAATTGGCTACAG CTTATCTTCAGTACCTAAGTGGATATTTAGCCTTCATGGTCTTGCGTCCATTTATCTTAGATCCTGTTCTTTGGAAGGCCCAATTCCAGATTACTTTGGGAACATCTCGTTTCTTGAAGTTCTTGATCTTAGTTTGAATCATCTCAATTCATCCATACCCAATTCCTTGTATGGTTTAAACCATCTCCTATTTCTTGATCTTTCGTATAATGAAATTGAGCAAGACATATCAGAAATCCTACAGAGTTTGTCTAGATGTTGTTTGGGTTCCTTAGCTTCATTGAATATGGAATCTAATCAACTTTCTGGTCATTTAACTGATCAACTTGGCCAGTTTAAAAATCTAGCTTACCTGTCCCTTGCTCTGAACAAAATTTTTGGTCCCATTCCAGTGTCGATAGGGGAGTTATCATCTTTGAAGTTCTTTGATGTTTCAGAAAATCAATTAAGTGGTCAAATTCCATTGTCTATAGGGGAGTTATCATCTTTGAAGTTCTTTGATGTTACAGATAATCAACTAAATGGTACTTTTCCTCTATGTTTTGGACAACTGGAAAGTTTGGAAATTCTGCAATTTGGGTATAATCTATTGGAAGGGGTTGTATTAGAAACTCATTTTTCTAATCTCACGAGATTGACATATTTATTTGGGTCACAGAACATGCTTAGATTTCAACCAAACTCAAGTTGGATTCCCCCGTTTCaatgtcaaaatatttatttgggTCACTGGCATCTTGGCCCAAAGTTTCCCCAATGgttaaagtttcaaaagaaGTTGAGTTTCTTAGATATCTCCGAGGCAGGAATTTCAGATTTTGTGCCCACTTGGTTTTTGAACCTTCCaactcaattttattatttaaatctttcCTGTAATCAACTTACCGGAgggatttcatatttgaatgtAACAAACACTATTGACTTGAGTTCAAACCGCTTTACAGGTCCATTGCCCAGAGTACTTTCAACTTTAGGGTtgttaattttgtcaaataattcattttcagGATCTCTTTTTGAATTAGTTTGTAATTCATCATTAACGGGGATGTTAGCTCTTTTCATTGATAATAATCTACTGATTGGAGAAATTCCAGATTGTTGGAAGTATTGGGaatattttgcttatttaaatttagcaaacaacAATTTGACAGGGAAAATCCCACCTTCTTTGGGATATACAAATCCTTGTTTGTTAAACCTTCGAAACAATACTATGTTTGGAGAATTACCCTCCACGTTGCAAAATTCTAGTAGATTACTTATGCTTGATCTTAGTGAAAATCATTTCAGTGGAAGTGTACCAGCCTGGATTGGTGATAAGCTCTTGAAACTTGTGGTTCTAAGCCTTCGATCAAATAACTTTGATGGTCATATTCCTCGTAAAATTTGTGAtcttcaatttcttcaaatcttGGACCTTGCCCACAACAACATTTCAGGAGTTATTCCAAAATGTTTCAATAATTTAAGTGCAATGGTCGCAACAAACAAAACCAATAATGAACTTTCTTCGTCGTATTTCCATGATTCCTCAATTTATTTGAGTGCATTATTGGTGTTGAAAGGAAGAGAGGATGAATATGGTACGACACTAGGACTTGTTACCAGCATGGACCTTTCAGCTAACAGTCTCACAGGAGAGATCCCCAAAGAAATTGGTAGTCTTGTTGGACTAttgtctttaaatttttcagGGAATCTCCTAACAGGAAATATACCATACAACATTGGCAACATGGAGTTGATGGAATCTCTTGATTTGTCCATGAATCGGCTAAATGGTGATATCCCTTCAAGTTTCTCCAATTTGCATTTCTTGAATCACTTCAATGTGTCCTACAACAACTTGACAGGACAAATCCCAACAAGCACTCAACTTCAAAGCTTTGAAAACTTATCTTACGTGGGCAATCATCTTTGTGGACCTCCTCTCGCTAAGAACTGCACCTCAAAAAGCATTCCAACTAATGCTGCAAATAATGGAAGAAACAGTGAAGGAAGTAAAGTGAATTGGCTTTATGTCAGCATAGTTCTTGGCTTTGTAATGGGATTTTGGGGTGTAGTGGCTCCCTTGTTTTTCATTAGGTCTTGGAGGATTGCATACTACCGAAAGCTGGACCATATCTATGGCAAACTGTATGGGTTTTGGGCTACTATGAGTATGTAG
- the LOC105761415 gene encoding receptor-like protein EIX2 has protein sequence MDFTTPKPFPYGYNCNYNPHCLSYSATLSSFYVGVVSDGGSDIEVEGDANDLIDPSNRLSSWVEGGDCCKWVGVVCHNSTGHVNQLHLVSPPFSPSALGGKINPSLLELKHLSSLDLSYNIFSSIHIPKFLGMLDSLTYLNLACTQFQGVIPHNLGNLSKLQYLDLRGNGVSNIEATSLQWVSGLSSLQYLDLSYANLSKATDWLQVTFKHPSLLELHLSYCGLEGPSPIIVNSLEGPIPDYSGNMSFLEVLDLSLNHLRVLDLSYNGIKQDIAEILQSLSRCCLDSLKSLYMADNNLFGHLTDQLGHFKNLAHLSLARNKISGPIPSSIGELSSLKFFDVSENQLNGTFPLCFGQLESLETLDFGYNLLEGVVLETHFSRLSRLTTLKASQNRLRFEPNPSWIPPFQCEIIELSHWHLGSKFPQWLKFQNKLSVLDISDAGISDVMPTWFLNLPTQFEKLNLSFNQLTGEISNLNVTDTIDLSSNRFTGPLPRVLSSLRILFLSNNSFSGSLSEFICNPSISDMIVLFIDTNLLIGEIPDCWIQWRYLGYLNLENNNLTGNIPFTFGFRNLFMLNLRNNSMFGEFSSIMQSFVSLIMLDLSENHFSGSVPAWIGDKLSSLVILSLRSNNFDGHIPQKICDLQVLQILDLAHNNISGTIPKCFNNLGAMATKQKGYNKVFTPEIYDFPFYFTELLVLKGREDEYGHTLGLVTSIDLSANSFIGEIPKEIGSLVGLLSLNFSRNFLTGRIPDNIGNMELMESLDLSMNRLNGEIPPSFSKLNFLNHFNVSYNNLTGQIPTSTQLQSFENLSYVGNHLCGPPLTKNCTSKGILTDATNNLSSSDGNKVNWLYVSIVLGFVMGFWGVVAPLFFFRSWRIAYYQKLDHIYGKLYVFWATMGM, from the exons ATGGACTTCACTACACCCAAACCCTTCCCTTATGGCTACAACTGCAACTACAACCCTCACTGTCTTAGCTACAGC GCAACATTGTCGTCTTTCTATGTTGGGGTGGTATCTGATGGTGGTAGTGACATTGAAGTCGAAGGTGATGCG AATGATCTTATTGATCCTTCAAACAGGTTATCTTCTTGGGTTGAAGGAGGGGATTGCTGTAAATGGGTTGGTGTCGTCTGCCATAACTCAACAGGCCACGTCAACCAACTGCACTTGGTTTCGCCCCCTTTTTCACCTTCAGCCCTAGGAGGCAAAATAAATCCTTCACTGCTGGAGTTGAAGCATCTCAGTTCCCTGGACTTGAGCTATAACATTTTTAGCAGCATACATATCCCGAAATTTTTGGGTATGCTGGATAGCTTGACATATCTTAACCTCGCTTGTACACAATTCCAGGGAGTAATTCCTCATAACCTGGGGAATCTTTCAAAGTTGCAGTATCTTGATCTTCGAGGTAATGGAGTGAGCAATATTGAAGCAACAAGTCTTCAATGGGTTTCTGGACTTTCTTCCTTGCAGTACCTTGATTTGAGCTATGCGAATCTTTCTAAAGCAACTGATTGGCTACAGGTAACATTCAAACATCCTTCTTTGTTAGAGTTGCACTTGTCATATTGTGGTTTAGAGGGCCCATCTCCGATTATTGTCAATTCTTTGGAAGGCCCAATTCCAGATTACTCTGGGAACATGTCGTTTCTTGAAGTTCTTGATCTTAGTTTAAACCATCTCCGAGTTCTTGATCTTTCTTATAATGGAATTAAGCAAGACATAGCAGAAATCCTACAAAGTTTGTCTAGATGTTGTCTGGATTCCTTAAAGTCATTGTATATGGCAGACAACAATCTTTTTGGCCATTTAACTGATCAACTTGGGCACTTTAAAAACCTAGCTCACTTGTCCCTTGCTCGAAACAAAATTTCTGGTCCCATTCCATCATCGATAGGGGAGTTATCATCTTTGAAGTTCTTTGATGTTTcagaaaatcaattaaatggtACTTTTCCTCTATGTTTTGGACAACTGGAAAGTTTGGAAACTCTGGATTTTGGGTATAATCTATTGGAAGGCGTTGTATTAGAAACCCATTTTTCTAGGCTCTCGAGATTGACAACTCTGAAGGCATCACAAAATAGGCTTAGATTTGAACCAAACCCAAGCTGGATCCCCCCATTTCAATgtgaaattattgaattgaGTCACTGGCATCTTGGGTCAAAGTTTCCCCAGTGGTTGAAGTTCCAAAATAAGTTGTCTGTGTTAGATATTTCTGATGCAGGAATTTCAGATGTAATGCCTACTTGGTTTTTGAACTTACCCactcaatttgaaaaattaaatctctCCTTTAATCAACTTACTGGAGAGATTTCAAATTTGAACGTGACAGACACTATTGACTTGAGTTCAAACCGCTTTACAGGTCCATTGCCCAGAGTACTTTCATCTTtaagaattttgtttttgtcaaataattcattttcagGGTCCCTTTCCGAATTCATTTGTAATCCTTCAATCAGCGACATGATAGTTCTTTTCATTGATACAAATCTACTCATTGGAGAAATTCCAGATTGTTGGATTCAGTGGAGATATTTAggttatttaaatttagaaaataacaaTTTGACAGGGAATATCCCATTTACTTTCGGATTTAGAAATCTTTTTATGTTAAACCTTCGAAACAATAGCATGTTTGGAGAATTTTCATCCATAATGCAGAGTTTTGTGAGTTTGATTATGCTTGATCTTAGTGAAAATCATTTCAGTGGAAGTGTACCAGCATGGATTGGTGATAAGCTCTCAAGCCTTGTGATTCTAAGCCTTCGATCAAATAACTTTGATGGTCATATTCCTCAAAAAATTTGTGATCTTCAAGTTCTTCAGATTTTGGACCTCGCCCATAACAACATTTCAGGCACTATTCCAAAATGTTTCAATAATTTAGGTGCAATGGCCACAAAACAAAAAGGCTATAATAAAGTTTTTACGCCGGAGATCTATGATTTCCCATTTTACTTTACAGAATTATTGGTGTTGAAAGGACGAGAGGATGAATATGGTCACACACTAGGACTTGTTACTAGTATAGACCTTTCAGCTAACAGTTTCATAGGAGAGATCCCCAAAGAAATTGGTAGTCTTGTTGGACTAttgtctttaaatttttcacGAAATTTCCTGACGGGACGTATACCAGACAACATTGGCAACATGGAGTTAATGGAATCTCTTGATTTGTCCATGAATCGGCTAAATGGTGAAATCCCTCCAAGTTTCTCCAAATTGAATTTCTTGAATCACTTCAATGTGTCGTACAACAACTTGACAGGACAAATCCCAACAAGCACTCAGCTTCAAAGCTTTGAAAACTTGTCTTATGTGGGAAATCATCTTTGCGGACCTCCTCTCACTAAGAATTGCACCTCGAAAGGTATTCTAACTGATGCTACAAATAATTTAAGTAGCAGCGACGGAAATAAAGTGAATTGGCTTTATGTCAGCATAGTTCTTGGCTTTGTAATGGGATTTTGGGGTGTAGTGGCTCCCTTGTTTTTCTTTAGGTCTTGGAGGATCGCATACTATCAAAAGCTGGACCATATATATGGTAAATTGTATGTGTTTTGGGCTACTATGGGTATGTAG